The proteins below are encoded in one region of Thermococcus sp. 21S7:
- a CDS encoding LAGLIDADG family homing endonuclease: MRMFVADTSVIVDGRLTQFLAGVEGRVKVIVPEAVVAEIEHQANEGKAIGHTGLEELKKLREMANEGRIILEFHGERPELWQIKGAKSGEIDNMVREIARELGATLITGDGVQRDIAVAKGIDVIYLTARREVRHRLEDFFDETTMSVHLKGGVRPLAKKGKPGEWKLVPIGEEPLSDEELEEIADDIVERAKREPDSFIELDEPGATVVQLRNYRIVIAKPPFADRIEITAVRPVKKLSIEDYELSEKLLERLRDKAQGLLIAGAPGEGKCLPPETPVLLADGTFAPISSLKPGTRVITLSHNRVEVQEVIKVHRRKETRLIKLKTSTGREITLSPNHPVLTIKNGFVVWDDAGNLSEGSPIAVPRKIATKHDLPEKLWVGELVNESFFARLRDGRAVPIAEANPEETAGVFYRGRNHRSSREIPPFIKLDEEFFEFLGLMWAEGSGSVFEFNNFDEKLVEHFKKLMKSLFNVSEEDFYFVLPGRLRVRNSKTIEKLLRALGYPEREKAKTLRVPELVLRADEKRIAAFLRGVFEGDGYIGKELEIATASRDFAHGIHYLLLRLGIPSIVSEKRVRGRAYYRVLIKNSKGIRKFYELVRPEFKISGFERHLDTKTNLNMGTIPAGETVKTLGLLLRKPTKNPLKNSYSPDRLGRIYQEYLQIYRDYVGVERDVKSLMDYANELSRWREIVEFISSRVSREFYMRNGIDQEGPKLWLEGKRTPMPSTIAKLVSAFHRETGLLKREAKMWASLSDNVRVLLARLFDRIGRSTYGVMSQPMLSLFLSGAEVRVTTLKELIEKAVEDYYTKAEFIEEYLAHLRLMLDENIFWDRVKEITVIEGEFEVYDITVPNHNFIAGNTPVLVHNSTFAQALAEWYASMGRIVKTMEKPRDLQVGEEITQYTALSGRMEKTGDILLLVRPDYTIFDEMRKTSDFKIYSDLRLAGVGMVGVVHATKPIDAVQRFIGRVELGMIPQIVDTVIFIKAGRVAKVLTLEYLVKVPSGMREEDLARPVIEVRDFETGELEYEIYTYGEEISVVPVKKEEKAPALRLAEKRLKQEIKKFLPDVYAEVEIVSPHKAVIYADEFDIPAIIGKKGKRITDLEKRIGISIDVKSFAEREAERPREKLPVEVEEKKKTIVLRVSPDYAKKPLKFYGGEQYVFTATPSKKGLVKVSKSTPIGKELKRLLDAGIPIWATT, translated from the coding sequence ATGAGAATGTTTGTTGCCGATACGAGCGTGATTGTTGACGGCAGACTTACACAGTTCCTCGCGGGCGTTGAGGGAAGGGTCAAGGTCATCGTACCAGAGGCCGTCGTTGCGGAGATAGAGCACCAGGCCAACGAGGGGAAGGCGATAGGCCACACCGGTCTTGAGGAGCTCAAAAAGCTCCGCGAAATGGCAAACGAGGGCAGGATTATCCTGGAGTTCCACGGGGAACGACCGGAGCTCTGGCAGATAAAAGGAGCCAAATCCGGGGAGATAGACAACATGGTCAGGGAGATAGCCAGGGAACTGGGCGCCACCCTGATAACGGGCGACGGGGTGCAGAGGGACATCGCGGTGGCAAAGGGTATAGACGTTATTTACCTCACCGCCAGGAGGGAGGTAAGGCACCGCCTTGAGGACTTCTTCGACGAGACGACCATGAGCGTCCACCTGAAGGGGGGAGTGAGGCCGCTCGCGAAGAAGGGAAAGCCCGGCGAGTGGAAACTTGTCCCGATAGGGGAAGAACCGCTGAGCGACGAGGAGCTTGAAGAGATAGCGGACGACATAGTCGAGAGGGCCAAGAGAGAACCCGACAGCTTCATCGAGCTCGACGAGCCCGGAGCAACGGTTGTCCAGCTCAGGAACTACCGCATCGTCATAGCGAAGCCGCCCTTCGCCGACAGGATTGAGATTACCGCCGTCAGGCCGGTCAAGAAGCTGAGCATAGAGGACTACGAGCTGAGCGAGAAGCTTTTGGAGAGGCTCAGGGACAAGGCTCAGGGCCTTCTTATAGCCGGTGCCCCTGGCGAGGGAAAGTGTTTGCCCCCTGAAACTCCAGTTCTGTTGGCAGATGGAACGTTTGCTCCAATTTCAAGTCTTAAACCAGGAACGAGAGTCATAACGCTATCTCACAATCGGGTCGAGGTTCAGGAAGTCATTAAGGTCCACAGGAGGAAAGAAACAAGGTTAATCAAGCTGAAAACCTCTACAGGGAGGGAGATAACACTCAGTCCAAATCACCCAGTCTTAACGATAAAGAACGGCTTCGTCGTGTGGGATGACGCGGGTAACCTAAGTGAGGGTTCCCCAATAGCGGTTCCAAGAAAAATCGCCACGAAACATGACCTTCCAGAGAAACTCTGGGTTGGTGAGTTAGTAAATGAAAGCTTCTTCGCGAGGCTAAGAGATGGACGGGCTGTTCCCATTGCCGAGGCGAACCCCGAGGAAACCGCTGGAGTATTTTACCGGGGAAGAAACCACAGGAGTTCGCGTGAAATCCCTCCATTTATCAAGCTCGACGAGGAGTTCTTCGAGTTCCTTGGCCTGATGTGGGCAGAAGGTTCTGGGAGTGTCTTTGAGTTCAATAACTTCGATGAAAAGCTTGTGGAGCACTTCAAGAAGCTTATGAAGTCCCTGTTCAACGTGAGCGAGGAGGACTTTTACTTTGTCTTGCCCGGGAGGTTGCGCGTTAGGAACTCGAAGACCATAGAGAAGCTCTTGAGGGCTCTCGGCTATCCTGAGAGGGAGAAGGCGAAAACCCTGAGAGTACCTGAGCTTGTTCTCAGAGCAGATGAGAAGAGAATAGCCGCCTTCCTCAGGGGAGTTTTTGAGGGGGACGGCTACATCGGTAAGGAGCTTGAGATAGCCACTGCAAGCAGGGATTTCGCTCACGGAATTCATTACCTCCTCCTGCGCCTTGGAATTCCTTCGATAGTTTCCGAGAAGAGAGTCAGGGGGCGCGCTTACTACAGGGTACTCATTAAAAACTCGAAGGGCATCAGGAAGTTCTACGAACTCGTCAGGCCTGAATTCAAGATTAGTGGCTTTGAAAGGCATTTGGATACCAAGACAAACCTCAACATGGGTACGATTCCAGCGGGAGAGACCGTGAAAACACTCGGCTTACTCCTTCGGAAACCCACCAAGAACCCACTCAAGAATTCGTATTCCCCAGATAGACTTGGAAGGATTTATCAGGAATACCTCCAGATTTACAGGGACTACGTTGGAGTTGAGAGAGATGTCAAGAGCCTCATGGATTATGCGAACGAGCTGAGCCGCTGGAGGGAAATCGTTGAGTTCATCAGTTCTCGCGTATCCAGAGAGTTCTACATGCGGAATGGAATTGACCAGGAGGGGCCAAAGCTATGGCTGGAGGGCAAAAGAACGCCAATGCCTTCAACGATAGCCAAGCTGGTGAGCGCGTTTCACAGAGAAACAGGCCTGCTCAAACGAGAGGCAAAAATGTGGGCATCACTCAGCGATAACGTCAGGGTATTGCTCGCTCGCCTCTTTGACAGGATAGGGCGTTCGACGTACGGTGTAATGTCTCAGCCGATGCTGAGTCTGTTCCTTTCAGGAGCAGAGGTTAGAGTTACAACACTAAAGGAGCTCATCGAAAAGGCAGTGGAGGATTACTACACCAAGGCCGAGTTCATAGAGGAGTATCTCGCCCACTTGCGTCTCATGCTCGACGAGAACATATTCTGGGACAGGGTTAAGGAAATCACGGTGATTGAGGGCGAGTTTGAAGTATATGACATAACCGTTCCCAACCACAACTTCATTGCTGGCAATACTCCAGTGTTGGTTCATAACTCGACCTTCGCTCAGGCTCTCGCTGAGTGGTACGCGAGCATGGGCAGGATTGTCAAGACGATGGAAAAGCCGCGCGACCTCCAGGTTGGGGAGGAAATCACCCAGTACACGGCTTTGAGCGGCAGGATGGAGAAGACCGGCGACATACTCCTCCTGGTGAGACCGGACTACACGATATTCGATGAGATGAGGAAGACGAGCGACTTTAAGATTTACTCGGACCTCCGCCTGGCCGGTGTTGGAATGGTCGGCGTTGTGCACGCGACGAAGCCGATAGATGCGGTCCAGCGCTTCATCGGAAGGGTGGAACTCGGAATGATACCGCAGATAGTCGACACCGTCATCTTCATCAAGGCTGGAAGGGTCGCCAAGGTTCTGACGCTCGAATACCTCGTCAAGGTTCCGAGCGGCATGCGGGAGGAAGACCTAGCGAGGCCGGTAATCGAGGTTAGGGACTTCGAGACCGGCGAGCTTGAGTACGAAATCTACACCTACGGTGAGGAGATAAGCGTCGTTCCGGTTAAGAAGGAGGAGAAAGCCCCGGCGCTGAGGCTGGCGGAGAAGAGGCTCAAGCAGGAGATAAAGAAGTTCCTTCCAGACGTTTACGCGGAGGTTGAGATAGTCAGCCCGCACAAGGCGGTTATCTACGCCGACGAGTTTGACATTCCCGCGATAATCGGCAAGAAGGGCAAGCGCATAACTGATCTGGAGAAGAGAATCGGCATAAGCATAGACGTCAAGAGCTTCGCCGAGAGGGAAGCTGAGAGGCCCAGGGAGAAGCTCCCCGTCGAGGTCGAGGAGAAGAAGAAAACGATTGTCCTGAGGGTTTCGCCGGACTACGCCAAAAAACCGCTCAAGTTCTACGGCGGGGAGCAGTACGTCTTCACGGCGACGCCGAGCAAGAAGGGCCTCGTCAAGGTCAGCAAGAGCACGCCGATAGGCAAGGAACTGAAAAGGCTCCTCGATGCGGGCATACCGATATGGGCGACCACCTGA
- the minD gene encoding cell division ATPase MinD, whose protein sequence is MGRLISIASGKGGTGKTTVTANLSIALGKMGYSVCAIDADLTMANLSLVMGIDDAYTTIHDVLAGRATINESIYATTYENVHLIPASIDWEHVIRADPRKLPNVIRPLKNSFDFVIIDSPAGLQMDAMNAMLSGEEVLLVTNPEISCVTDTMKVGIVLRKAGLVVLGFVLNRYGRSENDIPPDVAEEVMEIPLLAVIPEDPSVREATLEGVPVVEYRPNSEGAKSFMELAERIARISGFKARVMR, encoded by the coding sequence ATGGGTAGGCTGATATCCATAGCCTCCGGCAAGGGAGGCACAGGGAAAACTACAGTGACCGCAAACCTGTCGATAGCCCTTGGGAAAATGGGCTACAGTGTCTGTGCCATCGATGCTGATCTCACCATGGCCAACCTGAGCCTCGTCATGGGAATAGACGATGCTTACACGACGATTCATGACGTCCTGGCCGGTAGAGCGACGATAAACGAGTCCATATACGCCACGACCTATGAAAATGTTCACCTCATACCAGCGTCGATAGACTGGGAGCACGTTATACGCGCAGACCCTAGAAAGCTTCCAAACGTCATACGCCCCCTTAAGAATTCCTTCGACTTTGTGATTATAGACTCCCCCGCGGGACTGCAGATGGACGCAATGAACGCCATGCTGAGCGGGGAGGAGGTTCTCCTCGTTACTAATCCGGAAATCTCATGCGTCACGGATACGATGAAAGTTGGTATCGTTCTGAGAAAAGCAGGACTCGTTGTTCTGGGATTCGTTCTCAACCGTTATGGAAGAAGCGAGAACGATATTCCCCCCGATGTAGCGGAAGAGGTTATGGAGATTCCCCTTCTGGCAGTCATTCCCGAAGACCCTTCCGTGAGGGAGGCAACCCTGGAGGGTGTCCCAGTTGTCGAGTACCGTCCAAACTCGGAGGGTGCAAAGTCATTCATGGAACTGGCCGAAAGAATAGCAAGGATATCGGGCTTCAAAGCCAGGGTGATGAGATGA
- a CDS encoding ATP/GTP-binding protein, producing MILAFVGTAGSGKTSLTEAFGRYLTENGYGVSYVNLDTGVKRLPYRPDLDVRAEVTAWEIMEEGYGPNGAIVESYDRLLPRVSEYVSSIMELDGESDYVLLDTPGQMETFLFHDFGVRLMDGLQEPLAVYLFGPEVLRKPTDFCFIRFFGLMIELRLGATTVPAMNKVDTVGNIEEYRRYLDDVEYLTARLRLEPSTQGLLAHGMCSVLPELAPPTRVLYLSARTGEGFDDLETLAYEHRCTCGDLT from the coding sequence ATGATACTGGCCTTTGTGGGTACCGCCGGAAGCGGGAAGACAAGCCTAACGGAGGCGTTTGGGAGGTACCTAACGGAGAACGGCTACGGAGTCTCGTACGTTAACCTGGACACGGGTGTGAAGCGGCTGCCGTACAGGCCGGATCTCGACGTTAGGGCAGAGGTAACCGCCTGGGAGATTATGGAAGAGGGCTACGGTCCAAACGGGGCCATAGTGGAGAGCTACGATAGGCTCCTCCCAAGGGTCTCTGAGTACGTTTCTTCAATCATGGAACTGGATGGGGAGAGCGACTACGTGCTCCTCGACACCCCCGGCCAGATGGAGACCTTCCTCTTCCACGACTTCGGGGTCAGGCTGATGGACGGCCTCCAGGAGCCGCTCGCGGTTTACCTCTTCGGTCCGGAGGTGCTGAGGAAACCGACGGACTTCTGCTTCATCCGGTTCTTTGGCCTCATGATAGAGCTACGCCTCGGGGCTACCACCGTCCCAGCGATGAACAAGGTTGACACCGTGGGGAACATTGAGGAATACCGGAGGTACCTAGACGACGTTGAATACCTCACCGCCAGACTCAGACTGGAGCCGTCCACGCAGGGGCTCCTCGCCCACGGGATGTGCTCGGTCCTCCCCGAGCTGGCCCCTCCAACGAGGGTTCTCTACCTCTCGGCCAGAACGGGAGAGGGGTTCGATGACCTTGAGACCCTGGCCTACGAGCACCGCTGCACCTGCGGCGACCTGACCTAG
- a CDS encoding asparagine synthase-related protein produces MCLIAGGIGEGLRERFARMILAGKHRGENSFGVWTDTGVLKSEDFSRVAEIPDGRVGLLQCRLAMTGSPGYTQPFYNDLVLVHNGEIYNHTHLRGYLEGKGASFETDVDSEVILRLIEHLLGEGLRVGEAVRKVMLMLEGDYAVAFSDGERIYLFRDPVGIRPLYYSPRGFFASEKKVLWAIGEEAIPVEPGELVVISRQGVERKRVFTLTELKGTALTQKGAKRALLSVLEHAVRVRTGKKTGVLFSGGLDSSLIALLASRHSNVVLYAAGAEGSPDLEWARRASELLGLPLREYVFDLDDVREAVSRVVFAIEEPNAMNLAIGIPLYFATRLAGEEGCRLLLSGQGADELFGGYAKYLKNPALMESDLLEMGEKNLARDDKIAMLNSVEGRVPFLDLAVVSVALRTPAGAKIENGVRKAVLRKAAVELGLPKEIAEREKKAAQYGSHAQKLLEKLAKMENLTLSGYAQKAFREVFKRE; encoded by the coding sequence ATGTGCCTGATAGCCGGAGGAATAGGTGAGGGTTTAAGGGAGAGGTTCGCGAGGATGATACTCGCCGGAAAGCACAGGGGAGAGAACTCCTTCGGTGTGTGGACCGATACGGGAGTGCTCAAATCGGAGGACTTCTCGCGCGTTGCCGAGATTCCGGACGGGAGGGTTGGCCTCCTTCAGTGCCGGCTGGCGATGACGGGCTCGCCCGGCTACACCCAGCCATTCTACAACGACCTCGTCCTCGTCCACAACGGGGAAATATACAACCACACCCACCTGAGGGGTTACCTGGAGGGAAAGGGCGCCTCCTTCGAGACCGACGTCGACAGCGAGGTAATCCTCAGGCTCATCGAGCATCTGCTCGGGGAAGGGTTGCGCGTGGGGGAAGCCGTGAGAAAAGTCATGCTCATGCTTGAGGGCGATTACGCGGTGGCTTTCAGCGACGGGGAGAGGATATACCTCTTCCGCGACCCGGTTGGGATAAGGCCGCTCTACTACTCGCCGAGGGGTTTCTTCGCATCGGAGAAAAAGGTTCTCTGGGCGATAGGCGAGGAAGCGATTCCCGTGGAGCCCGGGGAACTCGTTGTAATCTCCCGGCAGGGCGTGGAGAGGAAGAGGGTTTTCACGCTCACGGAGCTGAAGGGGACAGCCCTAACGCAGAAGGGGGCAAAGCGCGCACTTTTGAGCGTCCTGGAGCACGCGGTGAGGGTTAGAACCGGGAAAAAAACCGGAGTCCTGTTCTCGGGGGGGCTGGACAGCTCACTCATAGCTCTGCTGGCGTCCCGCCACTCCAATGTCGTTCTGTATGCAGCGGGCGCCGAGGGCAGTCCCGACCTTGAGTGGGCCAGAAGGGCCAGCGAACTCCTTGGACTCCCCCTCAGGGAGTACGTTTTTGACCTGGATGACGTCCGCGAGGCCGTTTCCAGGGTGGTCTTCGCAATAGAGGAGCCGAACGCCATGAACCTGGCAATAGGCATCCCCCTGTACTTCGCCACGAGACTCGCCGGGGAAGAGGGATGCAGGCTCCTCCTGAGCGGACAGGGGGCGGATGAGCTGTTCGGCGGCTACGCGAAGTACCTCAAGAACCCGGCTCTGATGGAGAGTGACCTCCTCGAAATGGGGGAGAAGAACCTGGCCAGGGACGACAAGATAGCCATGCTCAACTCCGTCGAGGGGCGCGTGCCATTCCTCGACCTGGCGGTCGTATCCGTCGCCCTGAGAACACCGGCAGGCGCAAAGATTGAGAACGGAGTCAGAAAAGCTGTTCTCAGGAAGGCGGCCGTCGAGCTCGGCCTGCCAAAGGAGATAGCCGAGCGCGAGAAGAAGGCCGCCCAGTACGGAAGCCACGCTCAAAAGCTCCTCGAAAAGCTGGCGAAGATGGAAAACCTGACCCTGAGCGGGTACGCTCAAAAAGCCTTCAGAGAGGTTTTTAAACGCGAATAA